TAGGAGAGGATGACATTATCCGCTACCAAGATGACTATGCTCGTACTAAGGATTAAAGCTCTAATCTAAAAACTGAATACATTTTTGTGCCAATCATCTTTGCGAACCACTGCACCCCAGAAGTCCCTACCTAGTTAAGGTGGGGACTGAAGTTTGTTGTGCTATAAATGTAGTAATAGCTATCGCGCTCATGGCTTCGATAATTTAGAATTTTTGAGAAGCAAGAGTTAACCCATCTGTCTGTAAAATGAAGATGGGGTATTCAATTGCAAAAAACGAGTTCCATGATTCATCTGAGTCAAGCAGCCGCGAGTGAAATTGGGCGAATAAAGTCCAAGCAGCAGCCAAATATCTTGTTTCGATTGGCAGTAAAACCAGGTGGCTGTTCTGGGTTATTTTATGATATGTCCTTCGATGAAACAATAAAAGTTGGCGACCAGGTTTTCAACTTGGATGAGATTCAAATAGTCATAGATGCT
The Nostoc punctiforme PCC 73102 genome window above contains:
- a CDS encoding HesB/IscA family protein, with the translated sequence MIHLSQAAASEIGRIKSKQQPNILFRLAVKPGGCSGLFYDMSFDETIKVGDQVFNLDEIQIVIDATSLNYLNGLRVDYSEDLMGGGFRFHNPQAIATCGCGNSFLTSNQ